In Sander vitreus isolate 19-12246 chromosome 8, sanVit1, whole genome shotgun sequence, the genomic window atCAGTGATACCATTTGGGTTAACTAGCGTTAGCTGAGTTAACGTTGCGTCACGTTACTTGTACCAACTATAGATTGTAACGTACGCTACGCTATATGAAAGGTAACGTTACTAACAGAGGAATACAAATAAGTGAAAAGTACGTTAACGATGACTTTACGACGCAGTCGTGGTAACGTAAACTTAATACGAAGCAATTAATTCAggcttaacgttaacgttatttgATTACCTCGCTAAAGTTATATGTACCAAATGTGTCGTTACTACATGTACTTACTCAACCCAGAGCAATTTGTATTTGGTCATCTCCTCATCATAAAGCAATGCTGTTCCCATCTTCATTATTCCTCAGACCAGTCAAACTGCAACACATATAGCAGCGTTTCGACGACTTCCTCCTGTAGTAGCAGCAAACTGTTTCTAATATAAAATGAAGTAAGtcagagaaaaagacaaagatggAAAATCAATGACTTTCACCGACAAGTGCGCAGTATAACGGAGACCGAGCATGGATGTACCGCCgggtattaagagaactggagaCGTCCTTTCTTTTCTGCATTCAACATTCACCATTACAAATTAGTCTTCTATGAGTTTTATGGAGGTTGTCAAACAGTTTAATGGTGGATTAGCGCCACTATCTGGACGGGGTCAGGTACTTGCTTCTGCAGAAGAGACACGTATTCTTTCAAATTGAAATATGGGCTTAACTACTATTACTTATTCCTATAAATGGAAAAATGCCAGATATAtacgttttgtttttactggcTGGAAGCTGCTTTGGTTTGGATAGAAATGGTTGCCACAAATTCAAAAAGGCAATCTTTTTTATAAGCTTATATGTAATATTTTTGCACAGGCCTACACAAATATTTTATTAGAGCAATCCATCACTCTTATGTAGcctaataaacacacacatatataaatgttGTACATGCGATAAGAATGTTCATAATACTTAAACCTTGTTTTAAACCTTTGCTATATACACTTTATTTGAACACTTGGCTTACCTTACACTTACACCTTACCATacagttttttaatgtttttatctttatgcttttaagttttttcagaattttatgttgttgttttatacTCCTGAagtaacattattttatttgaacTTAATTTTTTATagttaaaatgacaaatacaaTTGGAATTTAACTATATTGGCCTGCTGAAAATAATTAATAGCTATTGTATTTTGTTCCTCTTCTGAACCaacatttttacatatttatagaTGTTCTAGGCCTATATGTTCTTGCaattaaaaagacaaatgtgaGTTTACATGATCCTTAttttaatagaaaaaaacaacagtgcaAGACAAGTCAATAAACAACTCAGAGTATATTACTAGTACAACATATAGATACAGATCAGATGACATGAGAACATTTGGTCTGGCATGACTTTCCTTTTAGAAAGGGGTGGCATCTTTCCTGTGGGAAATGTGCGGAGTGAGAGCAGGGAATTTTGTCTATGAACTCATGAATGTTCATTTGATAAGGatgttattttgaaaatattgacCTCTGACACAGTTTCTTTCAAAGTTTGAAGACCACTTTGGAATTAAGTCTAGTGTTGATTGTCTTTTACAATActgaaaaacacatcacataCAATGCTGCTTCATTGTCAACAAACAAAAGTTTCACACTGGTTCCTCAATGTGAAATTCCATCATTTTGAAGCAGTTATCTCAGCAATCATCCCACCAACCTCCCCcaccctctcctcttctccctcctctgtcctatctgctgtttcctcttgtGTTCTTGTGGGAAAAGCCGAActcctttcctctttctcaccttcatcctcctttccctccctttcctctcctcctcgtcCTTTCCTGCTCGTCCCGCACAACACAAGAAGAGCTCCTCTGCATCTCTTCCTGAATGACGGGTCGCATGCAGCGTATAGGAGAGGATTAAGGCAGGAGTTAAGATAAGCTAAACAAGTGACATATGGCTGAGCTGCCAGTAAAATCTGATCTAAAGAGCAAGAATATGGGACAAAGCCAAACTCCAGCAGCATTGAAACCGTCTTATTAACATGCAGAGGCAGCCAGCACAGGAAGAAAGCCATCACTAAAGTCACGATGACCCTGAGGAGTCTTCGCTGGCGCCTGCGGTCAGGACGAGGGCCCCGTCCAAAATGTCGGCTGAGGAGCTGGGCCAGTGAGCAGTAGCAAACCAGCAAGATGACAAGAGGAAGCAGGAAGCCAATTAGAGTTGATTTAAGACTCAAGGTGGCCGTCCACCACATCTCTGCCCTCTCCCGATCTCTCTCTTCTAGCTCTGCTCCAATCAGCATAGAGTAATCCATCTGGCAGGAGAGGAAGACTGATCCAGAGTCAGTAGTAGGATGAATTTGCTCCAGCTGCCAATCATAATCAGATTCAGGGTCTACCTCTACCTCCCTGACAGAGCGCAGCAGCAGACCAGGAAGTGCCAGCACGCCCGCCAGCACCCACACCCCTCCAAGTATCCACAAAGCCCTGCTGGGGCAGCTCTGTGGGGCATGGTGGCTGGAGTGCCGGCGTCCAGTCAGAACCCAGTACCGCTCCACACTGAGCATGCTCAGGCTGAACACACTGGCATACATGTTGAGCGCAGTGAGGAAGCTGCTGATTTGGCAGAGGGGTTGCCCAAAAGGCCAGTGGTAGCCCATCGCTGTGTAGACCGCCCACAGAGGAAGAGTCACAAGGAAGCAGAGGTCAGCTAACGCTAAGCTGGCTATCAGAGAGTCTGTCAGTGAGCGGGAGGGacgagggatggagggaggataggaggaggaggaggagtgagaGGAGGGTCTTTGTCCTGAGAAAGATCCACAGTTCTCCTTGTTCTTCTGAGGAAATGACCCATGGTGAAATCTACCAGCACTGTTAATGCTCTGCTGACTGGTTCTGAAAATGCCAGTGCAACAAAGCTTTCCAGTTCCCTTCCCATCGGCTCGGTCCAGGTAGGCCCACAGCACCAGACTGTTGCCGAGGCAACCAACCAGGAAGGCCAGCAGGTAGATGGATGGGATGATGGAGAAGGAGGGAGACCAGTCACTGTAGTTGCAGTGGAATAGAGGAGGGGtagaaggagagggggaggtgaGGAAGTCTGACATTTGTGCCACCGTCTCTTTGGTTTCTATATCAAATAGTTTGCCATTAAAATCATTGGAGGTCCCAATATTTTCTTGGCAAGCTGAAGTTTGGTCAAAATAATGTCTAGAAGCACAAAGTTCAAACTCCTGCACTGGAACAGTTGTTTTAGATATAAGATGCAGGGCCTAGATTCCAGTAGTAGACCAGTCCCCTGTTCACTCTTACTTCTTCCTCAGTCCGTTGACTTGGATTGCCTGAAATTTCAATTAAACACTATGAGATTCTAAAACTTTTGCAACAGgcacaaatactgtaaatattgtaTTTGCACAGCTTGTAACAACAAGGCAACATTTAGCTACACCAAAGATTTTGTTACACACGTTACTTGAGGAATGTAGTTTAGGAATTTTGGACTAATCTGCCCAAGAATGCTGTAAAGTTAAGCAGACTTTTTTACATgcaaacaacaaccacatgatAACATTGTATGTAAATTGTGTTTTCTTGTCCATCATCAtactataataaataatatca contains:
- the aplnr2 gene encoding apelin receptor 2, which translates into the protein MSDFLTSPSPSTPPLFHCNYSDWSPSFSIIPSIYLLAFLVGCLGNSLVLWAYLDRADGKGTGKLCCTGIFRTSQQSINSAGRFHHGSFPQKNKENCGSFSGQRPSSHSSSSSYPPSIPRPSRSLTDSLIASLALADLCFLVTLPLWAVYTAMGYHWPFGQPLCQISSFLTALNMYASVFSLSMLSVERYWVLTGRRHSSHHAPQSCPSRALWILGGVWVLAGVLALPGLLLRSVREVEVDPESDYDWQLEQIHPTTDSGSVFLSCQMDYSMLIGAELEERDRERAEMWWTATLSLKSTLIGFLLPLVILLVCYCSLAQLLSRHFGRGPRPDRRRQRRLLRVIVTLVMAFFLCWLPLHVNKTVSMLLEFGFVPYSCSLDQILLAAQPYVTCLAYLNSCLNPLLYAACDPSFRKRCRGALLVLCGTSRKGRGGEEREGKEDEGEKEERSSAFPTRTQEETADRTEEGEEERVGEVGGMIAEITASK